In Puntigrus tetrazona isolate hp1 chromosome 22, ASM1883169v1, whole genome shotgun sequence, one genomic interval encodes:
- the fam163ab gene encoding protein FAM163A produces the protein MTAGTVVITGGILAAVILLCIIAVLCYCRLQYYCCKKNGSDPDAVCPQPQFACHTCSTSRLDGAASSPLSLSPELTPPQSFCPTCSPFYISTAGETLNGAERIAYMPSLTLPSLHSRPDLYSNTRAISTDV, from the exons ATGACAGCGGGAACTGTGGTAATAACCGGAGGAATTCTCGCCGCGGTGATTCTCCTGTGTATCATTGCCGTGCTCTGTTACTGTCGACTTCAG TATTATTGCTGTAAGAAGAATGGATCGGATCCAGACGCTGTTTGCCCACAGCCTCAGTTTGCGTGCCACACGTGCAGCACATCCAGGCTGGACGGGGCCGCTTCGAGCCCGCTCTCCCTGTCCCCGGAGCTCACGCCCCCGCAGAGCTTCTGCCCCACCTGCTCTCCGTTCTACATCAGCACCGCGGGGGAAACGCTCAACGGGGCCGAGCGCATCGCCTACATGCCGTCTCTCACCCTCCCGTCTCTTCACAGCCGGCCGGACCTCTACTCCAACACACGAGCCATAAGCACTGACGTCTGA